The sequence GAGGACGAGAAGACCATCATCCGTGCCGACCTCGCGGAGGCCGGACTCACCTTCTAGAAGGGACCGAACCCCATGGCACCAGGCTCCCGCCTGTCCGCTCCACCCGCGCTGAAGCCCGGCACCTGCCGCATCGTCCCCCTCGGTGGCCTCGGCGAGGTGGGCCGCAACATGACCGTCTTCGAACTGGACGGCAAGATCCTCATCGTCGACTGCGGCGTGCTCTTCCCCGAGGAGCACCAGCCCGGCGTGGACCTGATCCTGCCGGACTTCAGTTATATCGAGGACCGCCTCGACGACGTGGTCGGAGTGGTGCTGACCCACGGCCACGAGGACCACATCGGCGCCGTGCCGTACCTGTTGCGCCTGAAGGCGGACATCCCGCTGATCGGCTCCACCCTGACCCTGGCCCTGATCGAGGCCAAGCTCGAGGAGCACCGGATCAGTCCGCTCACCCTCACCGTCACGGAGGGGGACACCGAGCACCTCGGCCCCTTCGAATGCGAGTTCGTGGCCGTCAACCACTCCATTCCGGATGCCCTCGCGGTGGCCATCAAGACGCAGGCCGGCACCGTCCTGCACACCGGCGACTTCAAGATGGACCAGTTGCCGTTGGACGGCCGCATCACGGACCTGCGGGCCTTCGCCCGCCTGGGGGAGGACGGCGTGGACCTGTTCCTCACCGACTCCACCAATGCGGAGGTCCCCGGATTCACCACCACGGAGAAGGAGATCGGCTCCGTCCTGGAGGGTCTGATGGCCCGGGCCAGCCAGCGCGTGATCGTGGCCTCGTTCGCCTCCCACGTGCACCGCATCCAGCAGGTCCTGGACGCCGCCCACCAGCATGGACGCAAGGTCTGCTTCGTGGGGCGGTCCATGGTCCGCAACATGGGCATCGCCGCCAAGCTCGGCTACCTCAAGGTGCCCGAGGGCATCCTGGTGGACCTCAAGCAGGTGGACCAGCTGCCGGATGACCAGGTGGTGCTGATGTGCACCGGCTCCCAGGGAGAGCCCATGGCCGCGCTGTCCCGGATGGCCAACGGGGACCACCGCATCCAGCTCAATGCCGGCGACCTCGTGATCCTGGCCTCGTCCTTGATCCCGGGCAACGAGACCTCCGTGTTCCGGGTGGTCAACGGCCTGATGAAGCTCGGCGCGGAGGTGGTCCACAAGGGCATGGCGAAGGTCCACGTCTCCGGGCACGCGTCCCAGGGCGAGCTGCTCTACTGCTACAACATCGTCAAGCCCACCCACGTGATGCCGGTCCACGGGGAGACCCGCCACCTGATCGCCAACGGCAAGATCGCCGAGTCGACCGGGGTGCCGAGGGAGAACATCCTGCTCACCGAGGACGGTTCCGTGGTGGATCTCACGGACGGCGTGGCGCGCGTGACCGGCCAGGTGGAGTGCGGATTCGTCTACGTGGACGGTTCCTCGATCGGCGAGATCACGGATGCCGACCTCAAGGACCGCCAGGTGCTCGGTGAGGAGGGGTTCATCTCGATCATCTCCGTGGTCAACCGCCAGACCGGCACCATCGTGTCCGGCCCGGACATCCACGCCCGCGGCGTGGCGGAGGACGACTCGGTGTTCGACGAGGTCAAGCTCAAGATCGCCCGCGCGCTTGAGGAGGCCGTGCAGTCCAACGCGGACCACACCACACACCAGCTCCAGCAGGTGGTCCGCCGCGTCATCGGCACGTGGGTCAACCGCAAGCTGCGCCGCCGGCCCATGATCGTCCCGGTCGTCCTGGAAGCCTGAGGCGCCGCGCTGGTCAGGCCGGCCGGGGAGCGGGCCCTGTGCGGCCGGGACCCCTGTGGCACCGGAACCGTCGCTGGAACCCTGTGTTGGTCACGGACGTCCTCCGGGGACGCCGGTACCCTACGTAGCATGGCGACCCGTACTTCCCCGACGCGTTCGCAGTCCAGCCGGTCCTCGACCTCCACCGCCCGCAAGGGTGCGGAGCCGAAGTCGGCGAAGTCGTCTGCGCGCCCGTCCGGCACCACCCAGCGCAACCGCAGCGCGCCCGAACCCGCCCCTCAGCCGGCGGGCAACCTGTTCGTGCGCGCAGCGCGCGGGTTCTGGATGGCCCTGGCCACGCCGATCGGCGCCGGCGTGCGCAAGGTCGGCCGCGACGCCAAGATCGATCCCGAGGACCGCCGCGACGGCACCGGTTTCTTCCTCGTGGCCCTCGCCTTCGTCATCGGCTCGGTGGAATGGTGGGGCCTGCGCGGCACCCCGGGCTACGGCACCGTGGTCCACAACGTGGCCGCCGGAACCCTCGGCTGGGCCGCCCTGCTCTTCCCGGCTGTGCTGCTCATCATCGCCGTCCGGTATTTCCGCACGCCCCAGGAGCACCGGGACAACGGCCGCATCTCGATCGGCCTGCTGGTCATGCTGGTCGGTGCCACCGGGATCGCCCACCTCGTAGCAGGCCTGCCCGCCGTGGCCGATTCCTTCGAGAACCTCCTGGCCGGGGGAGGCCTGGTCGGCTACCTCGCCACCACACCGCTGGCCTCCCTGCTGACGCCGTGGCCCGTGTGGGCCCTGATGGTCGTCCTGGTCCTCTTCGGGCTGCTGATCGTCACCGCCACCCCGGTGGGCCAGATCCCGCAGCGCACGCGGGACGCCTATGCCTGGCTCACCGGACAGCCCGACGGCGGCGCGGCCACCGAGCGCCCGGACCGCACCGCCCGCGGTGCCCGTGACAGCCGAGCCGACCGGGACGGAGAGGACGAGCATGACCAGTCCTACCTGACGCAGCACGAACGCGACCACGCCGGCAAACCGGGCAAGCCGGACAAGCAGGCGAAGAGGAAGCGCAAGGGCACCCGGCTCTTCGGGCGTGACGACGAACAGCCGACCGCGGTCCTGGACCAGAACGGTGATCCGGTCACCACCACGGAGGCCTACGAGACCGCCGTGATCGGGGATGCCGACGCCGACGGGCACCCTGATGCTGCCTCCGCGGCGACCCCCGCTGAGGCCGAATCCTCCGGCCCGGCCGTGCCGCCGGGTGTCCGGCGGCCGACCGCCGGGGAACTGGCCATCGCCCGCGTCAAGGAGGCGGCCGGCGTCGGACCCGATGCTCCCGCCGGGCCGGCGACCGAACCGATCGGCACCGTGCCGCCGGCGATGCCGGGAGCAACACCGGCAGCAGTACCGGCGGCTGCCGTGAAGGCGACCCCGGTGGCCAGGCCGGCCGAGCTGCCGCCCATGCCGGCACGCTCGGAGCAGCTGCACCTGGGCGGGGACATCACGTACACCCTGCCGGACTCGGCCCTGTTGCCGGCCGGCCCGCCTCACAAGGACCGCACCGAGGCCAATGACGCCGTGGTGGCCGCCCTGACCTCCACGCTGGACCAGTTCAAGGTCGACGCCGAGGTCACCGGGTTCTCCCGCGGCCCCACGGTCACCCGCTACGAGATCGAGCTCGCGCCGGGCACCAAGGTGGAGAAGGTCACGGCGCTGTCCAAGAACATCTCCTACGCCGTGGCGTCCTCGGACGTGCGCATTCTCTCGCCGATCCCGGGCAAGTCCGCCATCGGCATCGAGATCCCCAACGCGGACAAGGAGGTCGTGGCCTTGGGTGACGTGCTGCGTTCCAACGCCGCGCGCAAGACCGACCACCCGATGGTGATGGGCGTCGGCAAGGACGTCGAGGGTGGCTTCGTCATGGCCAACCTCGCCAAGATGCCGCACATGCTCGTGGCCGGTGCCACCGGGGCCGGCAAGTCCTCGTTCGTGAACTCCATGATCACCTCGATCCTCATGCGCTCCACCCCGGACGAGGTCCGCATGGTCATGGTGGACCCCAAGCGCGTGGAACTCACCGCGTACGAGGGCGTCCCGCACCTGGTCACCCCGATCATCACCAGCCCGAAGAAGGCAGCCGAGGCCCTGCAGTGGGTCGTGCGCGAGATGGACACCCGCTACGACGACCTGGCGGCCTTCGGCTACAAGCACGTGGACGACTTCAACAAGGCGATCCGGGCCGGCAAGGTCAACCTCCCGCCGGACTCCAAGCGCGTGCTCAAGCCCTACCCGTACCTGCTGGTGATCGTGGACGAGCTCGCGGACCTGATGATGGTCGCGCCGCGGGACGTCGAGGACGCGATCGTCCGCATCACCCAGCTCGCCCGTGCCGCCGGCATCCACCTGGTGCTGGCCACCCAGCGGCCCTCGGTGGACGTGGTCACCGGCCTCATCAAGGCCAACGTGCCCTCCCGCATGGCCTTCGCCACCTCATCCGTCACGGACTCCCGCGTGGTCCTGGACCAGCCCGGTGCCGAGAAGCTGCTCGGCCAGGGTGACGCCCTGTTCCTGCCGATGGGCAAGTCCAAGCCGATGCGTGTACAGGGCGCCTGGGTCAACGAGTCCGAGATCCACGCGGTCGTGGAACACGTCAAGACCCAGATGACCGCGCAGTACCGCCAGGACGTGGTGCCGGAGAAGATCGAGAAGGTCATCGACGAGGACATCGGCGACGACATGGATCTGCTGCTGCAGGCCACCGAGCTCGTGGTCACCACGCAGTTCGGCTCCACCTCCATGCTGCAGCGCAAGCTGCGCGTCGGCTTCGCCAAGGCCGGGCGCCTCATGGACCTGATGGAGTCCCGCGGCGTCGTCGGTCCCTCGGAGGGTTCCAAGGCCCGCGACGTGCTGGTCAAGCCCGATGACCTGGCCGACCTGCTGGCCACCATTCGGGGCGACGGCCCACCGGCAGCGGCCCCGAGTGAGGACGCGCCGGAGGCCTACGCCGAGGACGTGGTGCACGCGGACCAGGCCGGCGGCCCTGGTGCCCCGAAGGGTTTCGACAGTGACGATCACGTCGGCGGCACCGGCGGCACCGGCGGCACCGGCGGCACCGGCGGCTCTGGTCAGCCGCGCGCTGAGTATCCGGAGATGCCTCAACGCTCGGGCCAAGCGCCCTCGGACCAGGAACTGGTGCGCGGGTCCCTGCCTGCGGAGGCCTCCGATCCGACGTCTTCCGACTATGGGCGTGACCTGGTGGCGGACGATCTCGCCTCCCGTCCCGCGGCGGACGACTGGTACGACGAGGACGGTGGCGAGGACGGCGAGGGTTCCGAGGACGCGTGGCACCTCACCGGCCGGTGAGATCCGTAGACTGCACACATGAGTGAGAACTGGAACCTGCCCAACCTCCTGACGGCCGTCAGGATCGTCATGGTCCCGTTCTTCATCTGGATGCTCGTGGCCGGAGGCCCCTCGGGCGAGGACTCGATGGTCCTGCGCTGGGTGGCCTTCGCCCTCTTCGCCGTGGCCATCTACACCGACAAGCTGGATGGCGACATCGCCCGGTCCCGGGGACTGGTCACCAGCTTCGGCAAGATCGCCGATCCCATCGCGGACAAGCTCCTGACCGGTTCCGCCTTCATCGTGCTCTCCCTGCTGGGCGAGCTCTGGTGGTGGGTGACCGTGTTGATCCTCGTCCGCGAGTGGGGCATCACGCTGATGCGTCTGATGGTGCTCAAGTACGGTGTCATGCCAGCCTCCAGGGGCGGCAAGCTCAAAACCGTGCTCCAGGCCGCGGCCCTGCTGTGGCTGTTGGCCCCCCTGGGCCCGGTGCTGGGGGACTGGTGGCTGTGGGCCGGCTGGATCCTGATGGCCGCCGCCCTCGTGGTCACCCTCATCACTGGAGCCGACTATGTCCTCAAGGGCCTGCGGCTGCGTCGGGACTCTCTCGCCGGCGAGTCCAGCCAGTCCAGCCAGTCCGGGCAGTCCAGCCGTGATTGACCGGGTGGAACGGGAAGAGCCGATGGAACTGGCCGAGCTGGTCGATGCGGAGAACCTGCCGGCCGCCGTCGTGCAGCTGTTGATCCGCCGGGACCTGACGGTCGCCACCGCGGAATCCCTGACCGCTGGACTGCTGGCGGCCACCCTGGCCGAGGTGCCCGGGGCTTCCGGGACGTTGCAGGGCGGCGTGGTGGCGTACCAGAACCACGTCAAGGAGCGGCTGCTCGGCGTGGATCCGGGCCTGCTGGCCCGGGCTGGCGCCGTGGACGCCGAGGTGGCCCGGCAGATGGCCGAGGGTGCCCGCCATGTGACGGGCGCCGACGTCGGGATCTCCACGACCGGCGTGGCCGGGCCGGAAGCGCACCAGGGCAAGCCGGTGGGCACGGTCTATGTGGGGCTGGCCGGAATGCCGGGCCACGCCGAGCCGGAGGCCGTGCTGCTGCACCTCGAGGGAGACCGGGAGGCGATCCGACGGGACACGGTCCGCCGGGGATTGCAGATGGTGCAGGCGCGTCTGACCCGGTGGGCATGACATTTGCGTCACGGAACGCGAGGGATGCGTCGGCACGCTTGCCTCCGGGTCCGGGGTTGTCGGTAGGCTAGGAGCATGCCGCGCAGTCAGCTGGGAATCGGCTGGGAATCCAGATGATGGGCTGCCGGGCCGGGAACAAATACCGGCCTGGTCACCGTTGTACCCACCAGTTGGCCTGTTCGGCCACTCCCAGTACCCACTCAGGAGAAGACAGTAGACATGATGAAGCATCCGGTATCCATCAACGGCATCACCCGTTGGATGGCGACCGGGGAAAACGTCCCAACCGACTCCCTCGAGACCAAGGAGCACGCCGTGCCAGTCCTTCGCCAGGAAATCGGAGACGTCCTGCGTGACGTCCGTCAGCGCCAGCGCCGCACGCTCCGCGAGGTCTCCCACCATGCGCGAGTCTCCCTCGGCTACCTGTCCGAGGTCGAGCGCGGACAGAAGGAAGCCTCCTCGGAGCTGTTGTCCTCCATCTGCAGCGCCCTGAACGTCCCCATGTCCCTGATGTTGCGCGAGGTCTCGGACCGCATCGCCCTCCAAGAGGGAGTGCACATCCCGGACACTGTCCCCGTGGACCTCGAGAGCGGCTTCGCTCCCGAGGAGTTCGGCACCCGCATCCCGGACGAGGTCCCGGACGACTTCGGCCAGCTTGCCGGCAGCCACTGACCAAGACCGCAGCGCAGGACCGCAGACCCTCGGGGCTGCGGTCCTGTTGCCGTGAGGGGACAGAAGGGTCCAGAGATGAAGCACAGTGAATTCCGCCGATTGATGGATGACGAGTTCGGCCCCGGCAACGCCGGCGTGATCGCCGCGACCCTCGTGCTGCCGTCCCTCCAGGAGACCGCGGACCGGTCCCTCGACGCCGGCGTGGACCCGCGGCGCGTGTGGCTCGACGTCTGCGACCTCCAGGGCGTCCCCGAGGGGCGCCGCCTCGGCCGTGACCTCCCGGTGAGGGACCGCTCCCAGGACTGAGCTGTGAGGACTACGAGGACACGCCGACGCCGGGCTCTTCGAAAACATCTTCGAACGGCGGTAGGCTCCTCCACAGGACATGAACCGCGGCACGCCCCGGGCATGTCATCCACAGCACCAGCGGCGTTCCGCTAACCCGTCCGGGCGGTCCAGTAGGTTCGTCATCAGTACAGGGGAACGGCTCGAAGGCCGCCCGCCACCAGCACACATAGGGGTGAATCATGGCGTCAGCCACTGACCGCGAGAAGGCTCTGGAAGCCGCACTGGCCCAGATCGACAAGCAGTACGGCAAGGGATCGGTGATGCGCCTCGGGGACGAGGTCCGCGTCCCGATGGAGGTCATTCCCACCGGTTCCGTCGGATTGGACGTCGCCCTGGGCATCGGCGGCCTGCCCCGCGGCCGTGTCGTGGAGATCTACGGTCCGGAATCCTCCGGTAAGACCACCGTCGCCCTGCACGCCGTGGCCAACGCCCAGCGCAATGGCGGCATCGCCGCCTTCATTGACGCCGAGCACGCCCTGGACCCGGAATACGCCAAGAAGCTTGGCGTGGACACGGACGCCCTGTTGGTCTCGCAGCCGGACACCGGTGAGCAGGCCCTCGAGATCATGGACATGCTGATCGGCTCGGGCTCGTTGGACATCGTCGTCATCGACTCGGTGGCCGCGCTGGTGCCCCGCGCCGAGATCGAGGGCGAGATGGGTGACAGCCACGTGGGCCTGCAGGCCCGGTTGATGTCCCAGGCCCTGCGCAAGATCACCGGCCGCCTGGCCCAGAGCAAGACCACCGCCATCTTCATCAACCAGCTGCGTGAGAAGATCGGCGTGTTCTTCGGCAGCCCCGAGACCACCACCGGCGGCAAGGCCCTGAAGTTCTACGCCTCCGTCCGGATCGACGTGCGCCGGATCGAGACCTTGAAAGAAGGCGGCAACCCTGTCGGCAACCGCACCCGTGCCAAGATCGTCAAGAACAAGATGGCCCCGCCCTTCAAGCAGGCCGAGTTCGACATCATCTACGGCGAGGGCATCTCCCGCCAGGGCTCCCTGATCGACATGGGCGTGGACGAGGGCATCGTGAAGAAGTCCGGCGCCTGGTACACCTACGACGGCGATCAGCTGGGCCAGGGCAAGGAGAATTCCCGCCGCTTCCTCAAGGACAACCCCGACCTCGCCGACGAGATCGAGACCCGCATCCTGGAGAAGCTCGGCATCGGCGTGACGGCCGAGGACGAGACCGCGGGCGAGCCGCAGCTGCGCGCCGTCTCGGGTCAGTCCCCGGCCTGATGACACGTCGCCACCTCCGTGCGGTACCGGACGTCCCCGAGCACCTCACGGACGATCCGGAGCCGGCCGCCACGGAGGTGGCGCGGACCATCGTGCTGCGCCAGCTCGCCGCCTCGCCGAAGTCGCGGAAGCAGTTGGAGGAGAAGCTCGCCGAGCGGGATGTCCCCGAGGACGTGGCCGCCGCGGTGCTGGACCGCCTCGAGGATGTCCGGCTCGTGGATGACACCGCCTATGCGGAGAACTTCGTCCGCACCCGCCAACGCTCCAAAGGCCTCGCCCGCGGTGCTCTGCGCCGGGAGCTCCAGCAGAAGGGCGTCTCCGGGGAAGCCGCCGAACAGGCCCTCGAGACGATCAGTGAGGACGCCGAACGTGAAGCCGCCGTCGAACTCGTCCAGCGAAAGATCCGCGGGCGCCAACTCCCGCACGGAGACTCGGCTGAGGACCGGGCGGAGCGGGACAAGACCGTCCGGCGCCTGGCCGCCATGCTCGCCCGCAAGGGATACCCGCCGGGCATGGCACTGGGCATCGTCAAGGACGTCCTCGGTGGCCTCGAGGATGAGGCGGATGCTTTCGCCCTGGACGACGACTAGAATACTGCGGTGACTTCCACCCCCCGTCTCGATGAGCGCACATACCAGGTCCGCACCTTCGGCTGCCAGATGAACGTGCACGATTCCGAGCGCATCTCCGGCCTGCTGGAGGACGCCGGTTATGCCCCGGTCGAGGGGACGACGGAACCCGACCTCGTCGTGTTCAACACCTGTGCCGTCCGGGAGAATGCGGACAACAAGCTCTATGGGAACCTCGGCAACCTGCGCGCCGTCAAGGACAACCACCCCGGCATGCAGATCGCCGTCGGCGGCTGCCTGGCCCAGAAGGACCAGAAGACCATCATCGACAAGGCCCCATGGGTCGACGTCGTGTTCGGCACCCACAACATCGGTTCGCTGCCCACCCTGTTGGAGCGGTCCCGTCACAACCAGCAGGCCGAGCTCGAGATCCTGGAATCGCTGGAGACCTTCCCCTCCACCCTGCCGACCAAGCGCGACTCGACCTATTCCGGGTGGGTCTCCATCTCGGTGGGCTGCAACAACACCTGCACCTTCTGCATCGTCCCGGCCCTGCGCGGCAAGGAGAAGGACCGCCGTCCCGGCGAGATCCTCGCCGAGGTCCAGGCCCTCGTGGATGCCGGCGCCGTGGAGGTGACCCTGCTCGGCCAGAACGTGAACACCTACGGCGTCGAGTTCGGCGACCGCGGTGCCTTCGCGAAGCTGCTGCGCGCGTGCGGCTCGATCGAGGGACTGGAGCGGGTCCGCTTCACCAGCCCCCATCCGGCCTCCTTCACCGACGACGTCATCGATGCCATGGCCGAGACCCCCAACGTCATGCCGCAGTTGCACATGCCGCTGCAGTCCGGCTCGGACCGAATCCTCAAGGAGATGCGCCGCTCCTACCGGTCCAAGAAGTTCCTCGGCATCCTGGACAAGGTCCGGGAACGGATCCCGCACGCCGCCGTGACCACGGACATCATCGTCGGATTCCCCGGGGAGACCGAGCAGGACTTCCAGGACACCCTGGACGTGGTGGAGGCCTCCCGTTTCTCCTCGGCCTTCACCTTCCAGTACTCCATCCGCCCGGGAACCCCCGCCGGGGAGATGGAGAACCAGGTTCCCAAGGCGGTCGTCCAGGAACGCTTCGAGCGCCTGACCGCCCTGCAGGACCGCATCAGCGCCGAGGAGACGGCGAAGCTCGTGGGTACCCGCCAGGAGCTGCTGGTGACGAACCACTCCGGCTCCAAGGATGCCGCGACCGGCCGGTTGGCCGGCCGTGCCCCGGACAACCGGCTCGTGCACTTCAGCGTCCCGGAGGGCGCCGAGGTCCCGCGGCCCGGTGATGTCGTCACGGTGACGGTGACGGCATCGCACCCCTACTTCCTGATTGCGGACCCCTCAGCGGAGGACCCGGAGGGCTACGTCCTGCGCCGGTCCCGTGCCGGCGACGCCTGGGACCTTGCCCAGGCCGCCTCCTGCGGTGTGCCCTCACCCGGCGCTGGGGCAGCTGATGCCGAGGGTACTGCCGGCTCAGCCGGCGTCAGCCTGGGCATGCCCACCCTGCGCCCCGCATGACCGACGCCGGCCGCGCGCCGATCGTGGCCGTCGTCGGGCCCACGGGCACGGGGAAGTCCGAGCTGGCCCTGGACCTGGCCGAGCGGCTGGGCGGGGAGATCGTCAACAGCGACGCCCTGCAGTTCTACCGCGGCATGGACATCGGCACGGCCAAGCTCCCGGTCTCCGGGCGCCGGGGGATACCCCACCACCTGCTGGACGTGCTCGACGTGACCGAGGAGGCCTCGGTGGCCCGCTTCCAGTCCGAGGCGCGGGCGGTGATCGGCGACATCCGGGCCCGAGGCCTCGTGCCGGTCCTCGTCGGCGGCTCCGGACTGTACGTGCGGGCCGCACTGGACGAACTCGAGTTCCCCCCGACAGACCCGGACGTCCGGGCACGGATCGAGTCCGAAGGTCACGAGGTCGGCCTGGAGGGCCTGCGGACGCGGTTGCAGGCCGTGGATCCGGACAGCGCGGCACGCCTGGGGGATGCACGGCGGATGGTGCGTGCCCTCGAGGTCTTCGAGCTCACCGGACGCACGTTCACCTCGTACATGCCCCAGCGGACCTACCTGCGGCCGACGGTGCAGGTGGGACTGGACCTGGACCGGCCCAGACTGCATGAGCGGCTGCATGCCCGCGTGGTCGCCATGGCCGAGGCGGGCCTGCTGGACGAGGTCCGGACCTTGGACGCCCTCGGACTGCGGCAGGGCAGGACGGCCTCGCGGGCGATCGGCTACGCGCAGTTCCTCGCCGTCCTGGACGGTGAAGCGGACACGTCCGGGGCCATCGAGGACACCGCCACGGCGACCCGCCGCTTCGCCCGCCGCCAGATCACCTGGTTCCGGGCGGACCCGCGCGTCACGTGGTTCGATCCCACGCGCCCCGGCCTGCTCGAGGACGTGCTGGGACACCTGGCCCGGTCAACAGGGCCACAGGCCGCCACCTAGACTGAGGTCATGACCCTGCCGATCGCCCAGGACCCCGACCGCCTGCGGACCGCCCTTGACCAATTGGCCGGGCTGGCCTTCACGAAGGGGCACGGCACCGGCAACGACTTCATCCTCGTCCCCGACCTGAGCGGGGAGACCGAACTCGCCCCGGACCACGTGGAGGCGCTCTGCGACCGCCACTTCGGGGTCGGCGCCGACGGACTGATCCGCGTGGTCGAGTCCACGCACCTCATCGAGGGACGGGATCTGCTGGAGAACCACCCCGAGGCCACCTGGTTCATGGACTACCGCAATGCCGACGGCTCCGTCTCCGAGATGTGCGGCAACGGGGTGCGAGTCTTCGTGCACTATCTCGCCACCCGCGGCCTGGTGGACCTGGAGATCGGGCAACAGCTGCAGATCGGCACCCGCGCCGGCCTCCGCACCGTCACCCGGACCGGCGAGGAACAGTACTCGACCGACATGGGACCGTGGAGCTACATCGACCCCGAACTGGCCGAGGAGCGGGCCTCGGACTCCCTGGTGCTCGCCGCCGGGCTGGCCGACCCCCGCCCGGCCCTGAGCATCTCGATGGGCAACCCGCACACTGTCGTCGCGCTGGCCGAGGACGCGGATCTGGCGGATCTGGACCTGGCGAAGCAGCCCAACGTGGAACCGGTCCCGCCGAACGGAACCAATGTGGAGTTCGTGGTGGCCGCCGACCCGCTCTTCCTGAACGGCGTCGGCCGACTGGAGCTGCGCGTTCACGAGCGGGGAGTGGGGGAGACCCTCTCCTGCGGCACGGGAGCCTGTGCCGCCGCCACGGCCGTCCGCATCTGGGCCGGAGACCGTGACGCCCTGGCCTGGGAGGTCGGCGTCCCGGGCGGCATGGTGGGCGTCGAGTTCATCCCCCAGTCTGACGGCACCGAACGCGTCATCCTGTCCGGGCCCGCCACACTCATCTTCGACGGAACGGTGGCGTGAACGGGCCTCACGGGGCCTGACCGGCGGCTGTCAGGCCCGGTCCACCTGCAGGATCCGGAAGCCCTTCTCGCTGCCGAAGCGTGACGCCGTGAATTGCCCCGGAAACCGTTCCTCCAGGGCCGCGGCCATCCACGGCAGCAGCGAATCGGCCCCGAGGTTCTTCTGCACCACCAACAGGGCACGGCCCCCGGGGGCCAGTCGGGGCAGCCACTGCATCAGGATCGAGTGCAGTGCCTCCTTGCCCACCCGGATCGGCGGATTGGACCAGATCAGGTCGAAGGTCCGCTCGGCGGGGACCCCGTCTGGCCGGTAGACGGAGACGTTGTCCAGGCCGAGGGCTGCGACATTGTCCCGGCACAACTGCGCGGCACGGTCATTGACCTCCACCCCCGTCACCTGGGCGTCGGGGCTGGACAGCGCCAGCGTGAGGGTGAGCGGCCCCCAGCCGGTACCGATGTCCAGGAACGAGCCCGACGACGGAGGGCCCGGTACCGTACGCAGCATCGCCGCGGTGCCCTTGTCCAGTCCGTCGGGGGAGAAGATG comes from Citricoccus muralis and encodes:
- a CDS encoding ribonuclease J, which codes for MAPGSRLSAPPALKPGTCRIVPLGGLGEVGRNMTVFELDGKILIVDCGVLFPEEHQPGVDLILPDFSYIEDRLDDVVGVVLTHGHEDHIGAVPYLLRLKADIPLIGSTLTLALIEAKLEEHRISPLTLTVTEGDTEHLGPFECEFVAVNHSIPDALAVAIKTQAGTVLHTGDFKMDQLPLDGRITDLRAFARLGEDGVDLFLTDSTNAEVPGFTTTEKEIGSVLEGLMARASQRVIVASFASHVHRIQQVLDAAHQHGRKVCFVGRSMVRNMGIAAKLGYLKVPEGILVDLKQVDQLPDDQVVLMCTGSQGEPMAALSRMANGDHRIQLNAGDLVILASSLIPGNETSVFRVVNGLMKLGAEVVHKGMAKVHVSGHASQGELLYCYNIVKPTHVMPVHGETRHLIANGKIAESTGVPRENILLTEDGSVVDLTDGVARVTGQVECGFVYVDGSSIGEITDADLKDRQVLGEEGFISIISVVNRQTGTIVSGPDIHARGVAEDDSVFDEVKLKIARALEEAVQSNADHTTHQLQQVVRRVIGTWVNRKLRRRPMIVPVVLEA
- a CDS encoding FtsK/SpoIIIE family DNA translocase; the protein is MATRTSPTRSQSSRSSTSTARKGAEPKSAKSSARPSGTTQRNRSAPEPAPQPAGNLFVRAARGFWMALATPIGAGVRKVGRDAKIDPEDRRDGTGFFLVALAFVIGSVEWWGLRGTPGYGTVVHNVAAGTLGWAALLFPAVLLIIAVRYFRTPQEHRDNGRISIGLLVMLVGATGIAHLVAGLPAVADSFENLLAGGGLVGYLATTPLASLLTPWPVWALMVVLVLFGLLIVTATPVGQIPQRTRDAYAWLTGQPDGGAATERPDRTARGARDSRADRDGEDEHDQSYLTQHERDHAGKPGKPDKQAKRKRKGTRLFGRDDEQPTAVLDQNGDPVTTTEAYETAVIGDADADGHPDAASAATPAEAESSGPAVPPGVRRPTAGELAIARVKEAAGVGPDAPAGPATEPIGTVPPAMPGATPAAVPAAAVKATPVARPAELPPMPARSEQLHLGGDITYTLPDSALLPAGPPHKDRTEANDAVVAALTSTLDQFKVDAEVTGFSRGPTVTRYEIELAPGTKVEKVTALSKNISYAVASSDVRILSPIPGKSAIGIEIPNADKEVVALGDVLRSNAARKTDHPMVMGVGKDVEGGFVMANLAKMPHMLVAGATGAGKSSFVNSMITSILMRSTPDEVRMVMVDPKRVELTAYEGVPHLVTPIITSPKKAAEALQWVVREMDTRYDDLAAFGYKHVDDFNKAIRAGKVNLPPDSKRVLKPYPYLLVIVDELADLMMVAPRDVEDAIVRITQLARAAGIHLVLATQRPSVDVVTGLIKANVPSRMAFATSSVTDSRVVLDQPGAEKLLGQGDALFLPMGKSKPMRVQGAWVNESEIHAVVEHVKTQMTAQYRQDVVPEKIEKVIDEDIGDDMDLLLQATELVVTTQFGSTSMLQRKLRVGFAKAGRLMDLMESRGVVGPSEGSKARDVLVKPDDLADLLATIRGDGPPAAAPSEDAPEAYAEDVVHADQAGGPGAPKGFDSDDHVGGTGGTGGTGGTGGSGQPRAEYPEMPQRSGQAPSDQELVRGSLPAEASDPTSSDYGRDLVADDLASRPAADDWYDEDGGEDGEGSEDAWHLTGR
- the pgsA gene encoding CDP-diacylglycerol--glycerol-3-phosphate 3-phosphatidyltransferase, encoding MSENWNLPNLLTAVRIVMVPFFIWMLVAGGPSGEDSMVLRWVAFALFAVAIYTDKLDGDIARSRGLVTSFGKIADPIADKLLTGSAFIVLSLLGELWWWVTVLILVREWGITLMRLMVLKYGVMPASRGGKLKTVLQAAALLWLLAPLGPVLGDWWLWAGWILMAAALVVTLITGADYVLKGLRLRRDSLAGESSQSSQSGQSSRD
- a CDS encoding CinA family protein, whose translation is MELAELVDAENLPAAVVQLLIRRDLTVATAESLTAGLLAATLAEVPGASGTLQGGVVAYQNHVKERLLGVDPGLLARAGAVDAEVARQMAEGARHVTGADVGISTTGVAGPEAHQGKPVGTVYVGLAGMPGHAEPEAVLLHLEGDREAIRRDTVRRGLQMVQARLTRWA
- a CDS encoding helix-turn-helix domain-containing protein, with protein sequence MMKHPVSINGITRWMATGENVPTDSLETKEHAVPVLRQEIGDVLRDVRQRQRRTLREVSHHARVSLGYLSEVERGQKEASSELLSSICSALNVPMSLMLREVSDRIALQEGVHIPDTVPVDLESGFAPEEFGTRIPDEVPDDFGQLAGSH
- a CDS encoding DUF3046 domain-containing protein, which encodes MKHSEFRRLMDDEFGPGNAGVIAATLVLPSLQETADRSLDAGVDPRRVWLDVCDLQGVPEGRRLGRDLPVRDRSQD
- the recA gene encoding recombinase RecA gives rise to the protein MASATDREKALEAALAQIDKQYGKGSVMRLGDEVRVPMEVIPTGSVGLDVALGIGGLPRGRVVEIYGPESSGKTTVALHAVANAQRNGGIAAFIDAEHALDPEYAKKLGVDTDALLVSQPDTGEQALEIMDMLIGSGSLDIVVIDSVAALVPRAEIEGEMGDSHVGLQARLMSQALRKITGRLAQSKTTAIFINQLREKIGVFFGSPETTTGGKALKFYASVRIDVRRIETLKEGGNPVGNRTRAKIVKNKMAPPFKQAEFDIIYGEGISRQGSLIDMGVDEGIVKKSGAWYTYDGDQLGQGKENSRRFLKDNPDLADEIETRILEKLGIGVTAEDETAGEPQLRAVSGQSPA